TCGTGGCGAGCGATGCGAGCGACTCCTGTCATGTGAAGACGGAGAGTCTCGTACCAAGATGCCATTAGCCAGGGGCACTCAGAACGAACATTGGTAAGGTCAAGACGCGGCTTGTCTTCCCCTTCAACGTGTTTGAGCTGTTGAACCTCATTGAGGATGACTTTCATCAACTCTGGATCAGTCAGCAAGTGGCGTGTGAGCCAGACTGCAAGAGTGCTAGTGGTTGCCAGGAGACCTAGAGCTGAGACCATCTCAATGTGATAGTAGTCTGGGTTGTTCTCCCAGTTGGGATCACTATGGGCCACGACGTTGATACTGTGCGCGGTAGTCTTAACACGAGCTTCGCGGTGCTCGAGATGGAATTCGCGAAGTCTGGCGAGGAGATACTTGCGAGAGTTCCAGGCTGAATTTGCTGTAAGCCAAGCGATGGGCCGTCCAAGAGTATCGAATGTCTCGCTGAGTTTCCTAAAGTTTGTCAGTATTTGCTGTCAGATTAAATTGGGTAGAACATACATGAACTCGTTGGAAAAGTCTTGATCCATACTCCAGGGGTTGGCAACTCCCCAGACTGCACTCGCTGTAGCAGAGACAGCCAACTCAAACACCCAACGTCCAACAAGAACTTCATTCGTCTCGGACATTTTCATCACACGCTCCCTAATGTTGTTGCTAGAGCGTTGATTCAGGGATACAATATTCTCGGCGTGTCCAAACTTTTGCTTGTGCAAAGGCTGAGGGTTGTAACCGAAGACAGCCTTGATagtctcctccttgaggcCAAAGAGGCGAGGGCCAACGTAGACAAGAACTTGGGCAAGGCCAGTGTCATTGACGTGACGAGAGAGAACTCGGTCCATGCTGGGATGACAGACAGTGATTCGTGCAAAGGGGATGTTGATAGTGAAGATTGGTGCAGTGGTGGATTTGATCAGACGGTTGATGTAGCGAGTACTGTCGATGGTCAGGCCAAAGAGATGGCCTAACCAGGGAACAACACCAGATAGGCGGgggaggttggagatggaaggGGTGTCATTGATGGAGGACTTCTCCTTGAaggagcttggagatgagaggaATTTTAGGATATGGCGAGTCGGTGCTGGAAGAACGTAGATAGAGACAGAGAAGAGTATAAGGGTGggaatgaggttgatggtgagggaAGAGAGGGCCTGAGATGGGAGGAtagaagacatgttgagTTGAATCAACACTAATCAATGATACAAgaagagagatagagagataGCTGTGTAAGAGATGATGCGATAGTTGCTCTGATGAAACTCTTCTTTCGTTTGGCCATCACTTCCACTTATACAACTTCAAGATagagcttctcctcaactccaaaccccttcttcatcgtgaTCAACTTCAGTTCTCGACAGATctctccaccatcaacctcagctgTTAACAAGCCCAAAGGCCCGGACTAGCAAACTTGCCATATCACATTCCCAGCTGCATCACTTATCACATGAATAATACCCCCAAGACCACGATCTAGCGAATTTTCGAGCCACACGCATCCACAAAAGACTCCTGCACCCAATGAACTCGAAGAATCTTCATGTTTGTCGTTACACAGGACTCTGGATAGAGTTCGATGTTGTTGGAAATACATATATGCAGTTGGTTCCTATTTCTAAAGGAGTGGGTGTACACGGCGATGCCCTCACTTGTGAACAATCCAACAGACATTCTAGATCCGGCGATGCCTTGAAAGTTGTCAATAGTTCATCAGCATCGCCCAGCCTTGTACCGCCTTCTCCGACGCCCTTTTCTTACGTCGTCATGTCTCGCATATTATAGGAGGCAAAGGAGTTGGTGGCGTACACATTTGGGGTTGGACCAACTTGTGCTGATAACATGGCAATACGGTGAGAAAACGCTTATCTGTGCAATGCTAATAACCGTTACGCTTTATTTGACTTTCCAACGTCTAAGTTAAGTGTATTATTCTTCAGGAGACGGCAAGTCTAAAGTGTGTAGCTTTGTTAATAGACTTCTGTACCTGAGGCCAAAGGCACAAGCTGAAGTATACCACGCTTCAGACTACGAACCAACAGACAGGTTTGTGGAGTCTCCGAATCGTCCCGTTTGTGTGTAACCATTCTGGTTTAAGAAACTTTCGTTCAGGTTTCCCAATTCCAAGTCTTTGGGTCATAGGCTAATTGCACAACACCCTCTTTGTTCTCGCAGCCCATGCAGACATATTGCCATCAAAAGTCTAGATCTACAACGAACAAATCCCTTTTTCGGATCGGTGCGAGTCCGGCCGAGTGCGACTCCAGCCTGATCTTCGGGCGCCGAGGAGAACAACGCCAAGTATAGTCGGTGTGAGTGTTGGACGCCATGATTTGGCCAGAGGAGGGGGATATTGTTCTACACTCCGGGTATTGGATCTTGCGTCGATTAGGTAGGTGACTCTTGTATCACTCAACTCATCGGGATCGTCGACGGAGGACTAATCACACGCATTGGTAAGGCTGCGACCAACGGTGGCGTGAATCTTTACTCCTCCAGCGGTGCACGATCCAGAGATCTACGCTCACATGAAAGAGGACTTGTATATGGCTGCGCAACGGTTTTTGACTTGATTGGATATAGTGATAAGGTTGTATAACGGGCTTTGATTATAGGATATGGACTGGAATGCCGTTGTATGTTGGCGTCGGGTTTGGCTGGGCGGTGAAACGGGACACTGCTGAAGAATCAACCGGACGGAATGGCCATTACATCATTTCATCTCTAATATGATCCGTGTTAGAGAAAAGATGGTCCGGTGTATTGCTTGCGAGCTGTATGTAAGATTCTATGCAGTTGGATGTTCATGTTTCAGGCTTGGAATGTTAGGATCGGAGTCGCCTCAGGACAAAACACGACTCGCTCAATTGAAAAACTACATATGTCTGAGACATGCTTCTCAATTGCTTACTCGGGGAAATAATAGAGTAACGTACTTTATTGGTAGAGTCAAGAGTCCAAGATGACACGTCGAGTCTATTGTTCGTCTTAACTTATTGCCTCCAGTTTTACACGAAACACTGGCACAAGAATAAACATATCATAGGTACGATTGACGTGAATTCATTGGTATAGTTTGGTCACATAGTGAGCCTTCTTGTCTATTACACTTCAGTGTAAGAGGAGACAAGCGACtttcaagatgatgatgttggatCAGTTTTGAGCTACCAGTAACTGACATCGATACTCTTTACCACAGAGCTACCCGGGCATCGTACGTTTTCTACAAGACTCACCAGGTCATAAACTGTGACTGATGTCATGAATTTTGTCTGAAGGATAGATGCATATTCATCCTCTTGATGAGTATTCACGCGGTGACTCAGTTTCGAGAGCATTGGTCTCTGAATAACAAGATGACACCACAAAGGCGCGCTTTCGAGGTTTTCTCAATATAAATTCATCGTAAATTAACAAGGATTAAATGATTCCATTGATTGAGTCAAAACGTCTCCATATTGGATCCTTTTTTGGCAGGCAAGTGACTCGAATAAAGTTTTTAGTGTCAAAGTCCAACTGCGATAGCGGAGGCgattgataagataagaaTCACAAatattctctctctctttcccCTCCAAACCCAATTACACTCACTTCACCTTTGCATTTCCTCTCTTTTCcccccatcttcttcttatttAATAATACACAATCGCAATGGCTATGCGACTTCCCCTCCGAGCTCGATTGGCGTCCTGCGCTGCCGTCGCCCGTCCTTGGATCGTCCGCCGAGGTTTCGCTTCGCTACCGAACGCCGACGTCGCGTCTGATTCCAAGAGCGCTGCCATTGTGAACGAGCATGCGCCTTATATGGTTGCCACATATGCTCGTCCTCCGCCTGTGTTTGTCAAGGGGAAGGGCTCGTGGCTGTGGGATGCTGAGGACCGAAAGTTCTTGGACTTTACAGCCGGTATCGCTGTCAATGGCCTCGGTCATTGCGATCCTGAGTTTACTCGAATCTTGAACGAGCAGGTAAGAAAACTATAGTTTAGATGGTGGAACTTGAGTTGCTAACGGTCAATGGTAGGCCCAAACTCTCGTTCACGCCTCCAATCTCTATTACAACCCGTGGACGGGCGCCCTCTCCAAGCTCCTCGTCGAAAAAACCCTCGAATCAGGTGCCATGCACAACGCCGCCTCAGTCTTCGTCTGCAACTCCGGTTCCGAAGCCAACGAGGCCGCTATCAAGTTCGCCCGCAAAGCCGGAAAGGTCGTCGATCCCTCAGgcgagaaggtcgagatcgTCTCGTTCAACAATGGTTTCCACGGCCGAACTATGGGCAGCTTGTCCGCGACACCGAACCCCAAGTACCAAAAGCCCTTTTCGCCCATGGTCCCTGGCTTTAAGACGGGAAACTACAACGATGTTTCTGGGATCAATGATTTGGTCACTGAGAAGACATGCGGTGTTATTGTTGAGCCTATTCAGGGTGAGGGTGGTGTTACTCCTGCGACTGAGGAGTTCCTTGTTGCGCTTGCGAAGCGATGCCGTGAGGTTGGTGCTGTTCTTATCTACGACGAGATTCAGTCTGGTCTCGGCCGAACAGGAACTCTCTGGGCTCACGGTAACTTGCCCAAGGAGGCTCATCCCGATGTCCTCACAACAGCCAAGGCTCTCGGAAATGGTTTCCCAATTGGTGCTGTGCTTGTTACGCAGGATGTGTCTGATAAGATGAAGGTCGGTGACCACGGTACCACCTTTGGCGGAAATCCTCTTGCCTGCCGTCTGGCGCACTACATTGTCGGCCGTCTCTCCGACAAGCAACTCCAAGCCGACGTTCGCGCCAAGtccgagatcttcaagaagcgcttcaccaagctccagAGCCAATATCCCGATCTTGTCACAGAGGTCCGTGGGCGAGGTCTGATCTTGGGTCTGCAGTTGTCTGAGGATCCTACAGCCATTATCAAGGCTGCCCGTGAGCGAGGCTTGCTCATCATTAGTGCTGGCGTCAACACATTGCGATTTGTGCCGAGCCTGACTGTTACGGATGAGGAGATCAACCAGGGGTTGGATATTGTGGAGGCCGCTATTGCTGCTACTCGATAGAGATAGAGTTGGTGTTTTATGATTACTGGTTAAAAGTGTTTGATGTTAAGATGAGAGCGAGACTAGACAAAAGGCTAGATACCATATACTGATTTACGTTTTGCGATTGCCATTAATATGATGAGACGAATGTCAATTATGGATATGAATAAAGGGGCCAATTGAGTCATCGGACCTAACACTGAGTTAGATGAGATGTAACCATGTTACGAGTGGAAATCACAAAGCTATGTGGACAAACATTTCAGAATGAAGATTAAATTCAAGTCAATTGATGGCCTGTGTCCGTATACAAAACGCACATCGTGACACGCTCAACGCCAAACATCCCCGGTATCCTATATCGTATATCCGTCTATGTAAATCTAGCAAATAGCATGtgtcttgccagtcttgccCTGGAGAGAATGCGACTCGCCCTGAGGTATGTTAGTAAGTGAGCAATTGTTACAGAATGCAAATGACTGACCTTGTAAACAGGGTGGGCATGCTTTCCACGACCCATGGCAGAAATATGATTCCTGATGTACTCTTCACGCTTCTTGATAGACTCCTGATCCGtctccttgagaagaccgTGGCACAGCTTGACATCACAGATAAGCTGGTCACATCGACTCTTTGTAAAGTCCTCTCGGACAACAACACGCAACATCTTGACACCAGAGTTGGGAGCCATGGTGTAAGCGGGGACGACCCAACCTCGAGATCGGAGGTGGTGGGCGAGAGCAAACTCATCGTAGTAGCGATCAGGATCACCGCCCTCTTCAACAGTCTTGAATCGGAAGGCAACGAGGGGGAGACCAGCTCCAGATCGTTCTGACATGATGACGAAACCCAGGTTCTCCAGGGTTTCTGTCAGGTAGTCGGCAGTACGGGTAAGGTTACTCATGATAGCACGGTAACCATGCTTTCCGAGACGGATGAGCTGGTAGTATTGGCCAATGACCTGTGATGCAcccttggagaagttgagggtGAAAGAGGATTGGTCAGCTCCGAggtagttgatgttgaagacgagCTCTTGAGGAAGATACTCGGGAGATCGCCAGATGACCCAACCAACACCAGGGTACACAAGACCGTACTTATGACCTGAAACGTTGATGGAAACAACCTTTTCACATCGGAAATCCCATTCTAGGTCGGGGACCACGAATGGAGCGACAAAACCGCCACTGGCAGCATCGACGTGAATAGGAACATCAAGGTTTCGCTCAACGAGGAGATcgttgatggccttgatatcctcGTACTCGCCAGTGTAAGTAGTTCCGAGAATAGCACACATGCCAATGGTATTCTCGTCACACagatcaacagcctcatcagGATCCATGACGAATCGATCAGGAGTGCAGTAgacgagcttctcgtcaatctcgaaATAACGAGTGGCCTTTTCCCAACAGACCTGCACAGCAGATGACATGACGATGTTGGGGTGCTCGGTGCTCTTTCCCTCAGCTTGCCTGCGGTTCTTCCAGCGCTTCTTCATGGCCAGGACAGCGAGCATAATAGCTTCTGATGAACCAACAGTGGATGTACCGACTGATTCGCCGGGAGGCGCGTGGAAAAGATCGCCGATCATGTTGACACAGCGGTTCTGAATGTCGGCGGATTGAGGGTACTCTTCGTAATCgatgaagttcttggagaaggactCAGCCATGAGCTTttcggcttcatcttcctGTTGTGGGTGTTAGTGAAGCTATTCAGAGATACGACGGTGGGGTAATTTAGTGTCAGTGCTGGTGTTGTCCCCAGAGCCAAGAAATGGTTTCGTCTCCGCTGCCCGTGGGCGGGCTTGGCAAACGACGGATCTGGATTGATTACGTACCATGTAAGTAGTAACAAAAGACGCCAAGCTAGTGAAGTAGCTGTTAGCAGCTGTTTTCGGATCATCAAAGTGGAGGCAATGGAAACTTACTTGAGCATGGGGTTGTTGTCGAGACTCAGATCATCCTTGATCATGCGATACGCAATGTCGCGGGGCATCTCATTCTCTGGCATATGATGCCTGGGGAGATCCATGCCCGCAAAGCGAGAGCCGTAGACGCTGGTGGTGAACTCATCCTGATAGCTCGCAAGCTGCATCTGGGGCTTTCTCGAGGTGCGAGAGCTCGTGGAGCGGACAGACGCAGCGTCAGAGTCGTCTCTCGCACGGACAACAGAGAGATGGGACATGTTGTCGATGAACGAAGGAGTAACAGTTCCGttggcagaagaaggaagatgttggCCGCTGGAGGAGGGGAAGTAACCGTTTGTACTTGTTGATTTCACGGGTCTTCCTTGGTCGTCTGTCTCGATGATGGGAACAGGTGAGGCAGCCTCACTTGAAGAATGTTGTACGAGACTCATGATGAAAGAGTTGGGGGAAGAGGGGTAGCTCTTGATATAGGCAGTAGATATCACACACAAAGTCTAATGTAGTGCAATGTAGTAGGCCAAAAAGGGAAAAACGGGAGCTGCCGAtttttcctttccttgcTTGTTTGCTTTCGTATAGTGCAGTGAAGTGTTTGGTATGCGTGGCGCGTCTTTGGATGTGCTCGTTTTAGTTGGTTAGAGCtacagtgacgatgacggcAAGCCGCAGCCGTGAAGGTTCAGTGGAGGGGTAGAACGGGAAGCTCGGCAATAATTTCTGGTGTttgagagctgaagctgtccCTTAGCGTGGAGGGGAAAAGGACGTGTAATGCAAGAGTTGTTATGATAGAGATGAGGGGGGCTGGATATCcagaggatggatggatataTATGAGATGGATGGTTATGTTATGTATGAGTGATGCAATAGAAAGTAGTATACGAATGGAATCgagagaaaacaaaagaactCTCGTCGAGGCAGAGCCACCGACTTTTTAAACAATTCTCATGAGGACGTGAATAAAATAAATGCCTCCAAATTTACAAGCATGGAAATCCGGCACCTCAAACGGGAGCCCGCGCACCATAAACCAAGGTCAAAGGGCCCAACGTGCCCGGTACCTGAGGCTTCTGTAACCTTTACAAGCACTGCCCTGTTGATGATCCCGATCCCAGCATCGCCCGTATTAATCCTCCCTCTGTACCAGCGCGGCCAGAAACACGCCAGAAAGATACCTGACAACTACATGATCTGTACCCATATCAACGACCCCGTTTTCATCcgcttttttcttttctttctcctttgtATTATTGgggcattgatgatgacgattgATTGCTCTCGCTCGCTCGGTCGCTCACCTTTGCGCTTGATCCCCTCCCCTGTCTTCTTTTTTCGGTGATACTCGTCGTTCTTTGACTTACACCGACACCTACCGTTCTGCCTCTAGCATTGGCTGGCTGTATATATCCCTCATAGACTTAATTAAAATTACCGGTTTATTCTTCAAGTTCTTTTGTTTACGGGCGGCCTCACGTAGACCGAAATAAGTAATCCAGCCAGCGATGATTTTTCTGTCTCAGTCGTAGTCAAGGTCAGCTCACCTTACAGCGGCAGCCCCCCCTACCCCCTTGTTACTACATTGGGTAACTCGGTCAGTGTCGATTCGGTGACGTGAAGCCGAGAGAAATAACACGCGGTTTTCGGGTTCTGGTCTCCGGGCCAGGGTTGAAGCATCTGATGATGTTCCCTTTTTTGCGAAACGTAGACGGTCAGTCTCCGTGGGAAAGGGGTTGCgctgtttttttttttttatcttcTATGAAGCAGATCGGACAGATATCCTAGTTCTTTGGGGTGCAGGTTCTGGGGGGGAACTTGATCCTATTTGTTGGGCCTGTTCTGGGACGATGTAGGTGAGTTAACGTAGCATGGTATTTCCCTAGGCAAAGTCGGTGTGCCCTGTTTTACGATGTGCTCTAACTATGTATTACTGTTCTCATCTCGATATGGATGTTGGATAGTGTTGCGGGCGTTGAACCCCCAAACTCGCTGCATtgtctcttgatcttgattATGGGCATACATATCTTGCTCCTCATGTTGTTCACCCCCATATTTTGGCCACAGGAATTCGATCCTCGTCATTCAGTGAAGATTATCGAATTTCATATAGGGCAAGGCTCTAGAATGACTTGCAGCATTACCATGTAAGCCCCTGCTCGGGCATCAATATTGTTCTCAGCGATAGAAAGGCACAATTTAACCGGGTAAATTCAACAACTCAGGTTATGAGCAATATCCTTCCTATCCTTCTACCTTCCcttttccatcatcgccgtgTACCCTTATGGCCAAAGCCTCTCTGTTTACTTATTCCCTTGATATTTACAGGGCTGAATAGACTGGGAAATGTCGCGACGGCAGCCCGGCCAACAAGCGCGGTCCAATCACGGAGGTTACCGGCCGGTGAGACGGGCCTCCAGACCCACATCCACGGCCGAGTTCCGTATGAAGTGCTTCACTCTCTCTTTTACCCAAAGGCTGAgacttgaggttgagacGGGCACTTATAGGTACTTGATTAGCGAGTACTCTAGGCTATAATGCCGAGAGATCAGCCAAGGAGGCTAGACTCGCTCACCATGTCTCGTCTTTGCTACGGCATAATCCACCATGTATCGTTTGATATGAGGCCATCTAGACCCGTAGAAAACTACACGTCTACTGGTAAGCATTACGAGTTTCTAAACGATCGACAAAACTCTCCTCAAAAACACACGTATCATTTGTGCCTCTCTATCCGTGAAGAATAATCCCCCCAAAAGGGCACCCTGTACGGTTTCTCCGTGAGCTGCTTTCTCACTCCAAGTAACCTGACCTCTGTCATGCAAGTGGCGTGTTCTTTCTTATTCCTCACAGCCCAACGTCCCCGGATTGAAAAAGCTGAATTGATCCTTGTTCATAATCCAATCGGCCCAAGTCCCGCCCAATTTCGTGGGGTCTGTCATATGTCGCGTGTTGTGCTCACCGAGACTGAGAGCTCTGACGCAGACACGGTCCGTCCGCCCCCTTTTGAGCCCTGCTTCTTTCTAGACGCAGACAATGCTTCCAATGGCTTCACTTTTGTCGAGCAACGCTGTTGCTTGATTACAGTTGGTCTTTTCTTATGTCACTTTGGAGGCAAATTAGGCTGTGTTGGCCACTTTGTCAGCTATGAGAGCACTTTTGTGCAGTTCAGCAGTAGTGAATAAGCGATGACACTGCATACTCTTTATTATTAACATCaaccaacatcttcaaagcAATCCTTCCAGCCACAGCGCCTCAGGAGTAACTCGCATTAACCAGGCCCACAGCGCGACGGTCCGCCGGGATT
This genomic interval from Fusarium verticillioides 7600 chromosome 1, whole genome shotgun sequence contains the following:
- a CDS encoding glutamate decarboxylase produces the protein MSLVQHSSSEAASPVPIIETDDQGRPVKSTSTNGYFPSSSGQHLPSSANGTVTPSFIDNMSHLSVVRARDDSDAASVRSTSSRTSRKPQMQLASYQDEFTTSVYGSRFAGMDLPRHHMPENEMPRDIAYRMIKDDLSLDNNPMLNLASFVTTYMEDEAEKLMAESFSKNFIDYEEYPQSADIQNRCVNMIGDLFHAPPGESVGTSTVGSSEAIMLAVLAMKKRWKNRRQAEGKSTEHPNIVMSSAVQVCWEKATRYFEIDEKLVYCTPDRFVMDPDEAVDLCDENTIGMCAILGTTYTGEYEDIKAINDLLVERNLDVPIHVDAASGGFVAPFVVPDLEWDFRCEKVVSINVSGHKYGLVYPGVGWVIWRSPEYLPQELVFNINYLGADQSSFTLNFSKGASQVIGQYYQLIRLGKHGYRAIMSNLTRTADYLTETLENLGFVIMSERSGAGLPLVAFRFKTVEEGGDPDRYYDEFALAHHLRSRGWVVPAYTMAPNSGVKMLRVVVREDFTKSRCDQLICDVKLCHGLLKETDQESIKKREEYIRNHISAMGRGKHAHPVYKGESHSLQGKTGKTHAIC
- a CDS encoding acetylornithine aminotransferase, mitochondrial; its protein translation is MAMRLPLRARLASCAAVARPWIVRRGFASLPNADVASDSKSAAIVNEHAPYMVATYARPPPVFVKGKGSWLWDAEDRKFLDFTAGIAVNGLGHCDPEFTRILNEQAQTLVHASNLYYNPWTGALSKLLVEKTLESGAMHNAASVFVCNSGSEANEAAIKFARKAGKVVDPSGEKVEIVSFNNGFHGRTMGSLSATPNPKYQKPFSPMVPGFKTGNYNDVSGINDLVTEKTCGVIVEPIQGEGGVTPATEEFLVALAKRCREVGAVLIYDEIQSGLGRTGTLWAHGNLPKEAHPDVLTTAKALGNGFPIGAVLVTQDVSDKMKVGDHGTTFGGNPLACRLAHYIVGRLSDKQLQADVRAKSEIFKKRFTKLQSQYPDLVTEVRGRGLILGLQLSEDPTAIIKAARERGLLIISAGVNTLRFVPSLTVTDEEINQGLDIVEAAIAATR